Proteins encoded within one genomic window of Gammaproteobacteria bacterium:
- a CDS encoding phosphatidylcholine/phosphatidylserine synthase has protein sequence MGDPLLDDPAGTAPRPRRRGIYVLPNLLTTGSLFAGFYGIIASIDGRYEPAAIAVIVAGVLDGLDGRLARLTHTESEFGQQYDSLSDMVSFGLAPAVIVYQWGLVRLADYGWIWAKLGWLAAFIYAVAGALRLARFNVRIGSTDRRFFEGLPSPSAAGLMMSMVWLGTKLGWTGVYALALAFVVSSMAGLLMVSPFPYYSFKEIHARGRISFTYVFVVPLVFVLIAMDPPTVLFGIGVIYALSGPLLALWRLRRRHARLPRQERQTER, from the coding sequence ATGGGCGACCCCTTGCTCGACGATCCTGCCGGGACGGCACCGCGGCCGCGGCGCCGTGGCATCTACGTGCTGCCGAACCTGCTGACGACCGGCAGCCTGTTCGCCGGCTTCTACGGCATCATCGCCAGCATCGATGGCCGCTACGAGCCGGCGGCCATCGCCGTCATCGTCGCCGGCGTGCTCGATGGCCTGGATGGCCGCCTGGCGCGCCTGACCCACACCGAATCGGAGTTCGGCCAGCAGTACGACAGCCTCTCCGACATGGTGTCCTTCGGCCTGGCGCCGGCCGTCATCGTCTACCAGTGGGGCCTGGTCCGCCTCGCCGACTACGGCTGGATCTGGGCCAAGCTGGGCTGGCTGGCGGCGTTCATCTATGCGGTGGCGGGCGCGCTGCGCCTGGCGCGGTTCAACGTGCGCATAGGCAGCACGGACCGGCGTTTCTTCGAGGGCCTGCCCAGCCCATCGGCGGCCGGCCTGATGATGAGCATGGTGTGGCTGGGCACCAAACTCGGCTGGACCGGTGTCTACGCGCTGGCCCTGGCCTTCGTCGTCTCGTCCATGGCGGGGCTGCTCATGGTGTCGCCGTTCCCTTATTACAGCTTCAAGGAGATCCACGCGCGCGGACGCATCTCCTTCACCTATGTGTTCGTCGTGCCGCTGGTGTTCGTGCTCATCGCCATGGACCCGCCCACGGTGCTGTTCGGCATCGGGGTGATCTACGCCCTGTCCGGCCCGCTGCTCGCGCTGTGGCGCCTGCGCCGCCGCCATGCGCGGCTGCCGCGGCAGGAACGCCAGACGGAACGGTGA
- a CDS encoding MFS transporter translates to MRRVPLWRQPPVLGWALYDWANSAFALSVMTSFVPVLMAGYWNDGAPSSVGTFRLGMANGISSLLVALATPLLGALADRSGRRKAWLLWITALGCAMTGALYFLAAGMWLAAALLYVGASAAFAASNSLYDSLLVDVTLPGDYDRVSAYGYALGYLGSALLFTLNVVMVARPAAFGLASADDAIRLAFLLVALWWLLFSLPLAAWVRDDPAREGGPGALVAGFRQLAATGASLLRQPALRRFLLAYWLYIDAVYTIIKMAVDYGLAIGLSRQALIQAILLTNFVAFPAALGFGAFAAVIGARAGIYLGLAVYLAATASAGFLSTEPQFYVLAVVIGLVQGGVQGLSRSFFARLVPAEQAAEYFGFYNMLGKFAAIIGPMLTGIVSLVTGSQRLGIVSLLLLFIAGIVLLMRVPDESRAAAA, encoded by the coding sequence ATGCGCCGCGTACCGCTCTGGCGGCAGCCGCCCGTGCTCGGCTGGGCCCTGTACGACTGGGCCAATTCGGCCTTTGCCCTCAGCGTCATGACCAGCTTCGTGCCGGTGCTGATGGCCGGCTACTGGAACGACGGCGCGCCGTCCAGCGTCGGCACCTTCCGTCTCGGCATGGCCAATGGCATCTCCAGCCTGCTGGTGGCGCTGGCGACACCGCTGCTCGGTGCGCTGGCCGACCGCAGCGGCCGGCGCAAGGCCTGGCTGTTGTGGATCACGGCGCTGGGCTGCGCCATGACCGGGGCGCTGTACTTCCTCGCCGCCGGCATGTGGCTGGCCGCGGCGCTGCTCTACGTGGGCGCCTCCGCCGCCTTTGCCGCCAGCAACTCGCTCTATGATTCCCTGCTGGTGGATGTCACCCTGCCCGGGGATTACGACCGGGTTTCCGCCTACGGCTACGCCCTCGGTTACCTCGGCAGCGCGCTGCTGTTCACGCTCAACGTCGTCATGGTGGCGCGGCCCGCGGCCTTCGGCCTGGCCTCGGCCGACGACGCCATCCGCCTGGCCTTCCTGCTGGTGGCCCTGTGGTGGCTGCTGTTCTCGCTGCCGCTGGCGGCCTGGGTGCGCGATGACCCGGCGCGCGAGGGCGGCCCCGGGGCGCTGGTGGCCGGCTTCCGCCAGCTTGCCGCCACCGGCGCGAGCCTGCTGCGGCAGCCAGCGCTGCGGCGCTTCCTGCTCGCCTACTGGCTGTACATCGATGCCGTGTACACCATCATCAAGATGGCCGTGGACTATGGCCTGGCCATCGGCCTCTCGCGCCAGGCACTGATCCAGGCCATCCTGCTGACGAACTTCGTGGCTTTCCCGGCGGCGCTGGGCTTCGGCGCGTTCGCCGCGGTGATCGGCGCGCGCGCCGGCATCTACCTCGGGCTGGCGGTGTACCTGGCGGCAACGGCGTCCGCCGGCTTCCTCAGCACCGAACCGCAGTTCTATGTGCTGGCGGTGGTGATCGGCCTGGTGCAGGGCGGGGTGCAGGGCCTCAGCCGTTCGTTTTTCGCGCGGCTGGTCCCGGCGGAGCAGGCAGCGGAGTACTTCGGCTTCTACAACATGCTCGGCAAGTTCGCCGCCATCATCGGGCCGATGCTCACCGGCATCGTCAGCCTCGTCACGGGCAGCCAGCGGCTGGGCATCGTTTCGCTGCTGCTGCTGTTCATCGCCGGCATCGTGCTGCTCATGCGCGTGCCGGACGAAAGCCGCGCAGCCGCTGCCTGA
- a CDS encoding uracil-DNA glycosylase has protein sequence MRGCRGRNARRNGEPVSARPARTARQQEVLRALGIEVWQRREPAPDTADRRLTDAEPPDWAALRAAVRDCRRCELHRSRTQTVFGVGDESAAWMIVGEAPGAEEDRQGEPFVGPAGQLLNEMLRAAGASREQVFIANILKCRPPDNRDPQPGEVAACADHLAAQIRLVAPRLILAVGRIAAQNLLGQDLPVGRLRGRVHRWGPAGIPLVVTYHPAYLLRSPMEKRKAWDDLRLALSVALPVKP, from the coding sequence ATGCGCGGCTGCCGCGGCAGGAACGCCAGACGGAACGGTGAGCCGGTGAGCGCGCGTCCGGCCCGCACGGCCCGCCAGCAGGAGGTGCTGCGCGCGCTCGGCATCGAGGTCTGGCAGCGGCGGGAGCCCGCGCCGGACACCGCGGACCGTCGGCTGACGGATGCCGAGCCACCCGACTGGGCTGCGTTGCGCGCCGCCGTGCGCGACTGCCGCCGCTGCGAGCTGCATCGGAGCCGCACGCAGACCGTCTTCGGTGTCGGCGACGAGTCGGCCGCCTGGATGATCGTCGGCGAAGCACCGGGTGCGGAGGAGGACCGCCAGGGCGAGCCCTTCGTCGGCCCGGCCGGCCAGCTGCTCAACGAAATGCTGCGCGCCGCGGGTGCCAGCCGCGAACAGGTCTTCATCGCCAACATCCTCAAGTGCCGTCCGCCGGACAACCGCGACCCGCAACCAGGGGAGGTCGCGGCCTGCGCCGACCACCTGGCTGCGCAGATCCGGCTGGTGGCTCCGCGGCTGATCCTCGCGGTGGGGCGCATCGCCGCGCAGAACCTGCTGGGCCAGGACCTGCCGGTCGGCCGGCTTCGCGGGCGCGTCCACCGCTGGGGCCCGGCCGGCATCCCGCTGGTGGTGACCTACCATCCGGCCTACCTGCTGCGCTCGCCGATGGAGAAGCGCAAGGCCTGGGATGACCTGCGCCTGGCGCTTTCCGTGGCGCTGCCCGTCAAGCCATGA
- the rimI gene encoding ribosomal protein S18-alanine N-acetyltransferase, whose protein sequence is MIANPSALAPVIREMRQADVPRIAAIEREAYEFPWSPGIFRDCLLAGYTSLVMEHRGEVRAYAIMSVAAGEAHLLNLCVAVSGRREGHGRRLLEAILERARLAGAERIHLEVRPSNDAAIALYVQNGFERIGVRRRYYRASSGSEDAVLLARALERRPRRP, encoded by the coding sequence ATGATCGCCAATCCCAGCGCGCTGGCACCGGTCATCCGCGAGATGCGCCAGGCGGATGTGCCGCGGATCGCCGCCATCGAACGCGAGGCCTACGAGTTTCCCTGGAGCCCGGGCATCTTCCGCGACTGCCTGCTCGCCGGCTACACCAGCCTGGTGATGGAGCACCGGGGGGAGGTCAGGGCGTACGCCATCATGTCGGTGGCCGCGGGCGAGGCACACCTGCTGAACCTCTGCGTCGCCGTGTCGGGCCGCCGCGAGGGCCATGGCCGGCGCCTGCTGGAGGCGATCCTGGAGCGGGCGCGGCTCGCCGGCGCCGAGCGCATCCACCTGGAGGTGCGGCCGTCGAACGATGCCGCCATCGCCCTCTATGTGCAGAACGGCTTCGAGCGCATCGGTGTGCGGCGGCGCTACTACCGCGCCAGTTCCGGCAGCGAGGATGCCGTGCTGCTGGCCCGCGCGCTCGAGCGCCGGCCGCGACGCCCCTGA